In Canis lupus dingo isolate Sandy chromosome 1, ASM325472v2, whole genome shotgun sequence, a single genomic region encodes these proteins:
- the SF3B5 gene encoding splicing factor 3B subunit 5, with protein MTDRYTIHSQLEHLQSKYIGTGHADTTKWEWLVNQHRDSYCSYMGHFDLLNYFAIAENESKARVRFNLMEKMLQPCGPPADKPEEN; from the coding sequence ATGACTGACCGCTACACTATCCACAGCCAGCTGGAGCACCTGCAGTCCAAGTACATCGGCACGGGCCACGCCGACACCACCAAGTGGGAGTGGCTGGTAAACCAGCACCGCGACTCCTACTGCTCCTACATGGGCCACTTCGACCTTCTCAACTACTTCGCCATTGCGGAGAATGAGAGCAAAGCGCGAGTCCGCTTCAACTTGATGGAGAAGATGCTGCAGCCTTGCGGACCGCCAGCCGACAAGCCGGAGGAGAACTGA